One window of Klebsiella quasivariicola genomic DNA carries:
- a CDS encoding ABC transporter substrate-binding protein → MSKHPLLLGLTLLSASLFTGQAFADRTVTDQLGRQVTLPDHITRVVVLQHQTLNLLVQLHAAEDIVGVLSSWQKQLGPQFARFMPEIGQLATPGDLTQVNIESLLALRPQVVFVANYAPPAMIAQIQQAGIPVVAISLRQDAAGEKNKMNPAMADEEQAYNAGLVEGIRLIGEVVERQPEAEALIHYTFEARKQANAPVADIPPNQRVRVYMANPDLNTYGAGKYTGLMMAHAGALNVAAASVKGARQVSLEQVLEWNPQVIFVQDRYPQVVKQIENDPQWQAIDAVKHHRVWLMPEYAKAWGYPMPEALALGELWMAKKLYPSRYQNIDVDSKARDYYQRFYRVAWTPDAR, encoded by the coding sequence ATGTCAAAACACCCCTTACTGCTGGGCCTGACGCTGCTCAGCGCCAGCCTGTTCACCGGCCAGGCCTTTGCCGACCGCACCGTCACCGACCAGCTGGGTCGCCAGGTCACGCTCCCCGACCACATCACCCGCGTCGTGGTTCTGCAACATCAGACGCTCAACCTGCTGGTGCAACTGCATGCCGCCGAGGATATCGTCGGCGTCTTAAGCAGCTGGCAGAAACAGCTCGGGCCGCAGTTCGCCCGCTTTATGCCTGAGATCGGGCAACTGGCGACCCCGGGCGATCTCACCCAGGTCAATATTGAAAGCCTGCTGGCGCTGCGTCCGCAGGTGGTTTTTGTCGCCAACTATGCGCCGCCGGCGATGATCGCGCAGATCCAACAGGCAGGGATCCCGGTGGTGGCCATCTCGCTGCGCCAGGACGCCGCGGGTGAAAAAAATAAAATGAACCCCGCCATGGCAGACGAAGAGCAGGCCTATAACGCCGGGCTGGTGGAGGGGATCCGCCTTATCGGCGAGGTCGTCGAACGCCAGCCCGAGGCCGAGGCGCTGATTCACTACACCTTCGAGGCGCGTAAACAAGCCAATGCGCCGGTGGCCGATATTCCACCGAACCAGCGGGTGCGGGTGTATATGGCCAACCCCGATCTGAATACCTACGGCGCCGGTAAATACACCGGGCTGATGATGGCGCACGCCGGGGCGCTGAACGTGGCGGCCGCCAGCGTAAAAGGCGCCCGTCAGGTGTCGCTTGAGCAGGTGCTGGAGTGGAACCCGCAGGTGATCTTCGTCCAGGACCGTTATCCGCAGGTGGTCAAACAGATAGAGAACGATCCGCAGTGGCAGGCGATCGATGCGGTGAAACACCACCGCGTGTGGCTGATGCCGGAGTACGCCAAAGCCTGGGGTTACCCGATGCCGGAGGCCCTGGCGCTGGGCGAGCTGTGGATGGCGAAAAAACTCTATCCTTCGCGCTATCAGAACATCGATGTGGACAGTAAAGCCAGGGATTACTATCAGCGTTTTTACCGCGTGGCGTGGACGCCAGATGCGCGCTAA
- a CDS encoding MFS transporter: MSSYSPNPTAAAQPAVTARRSRRRIGILALLAVGTMINYLDRTVLGIAAPKLTGELGIDPAIMGILFSAFAWTYALAQIPGGLFLDRFGNKVTYFLSLTLWSLFTLFHGMAVGLKTLLLCRFGLGISEAPCFPVNSRVVSAWFPQQERAKATAVYTVGEYLGLACFAPLLFWIMDGFGWRVLFVSVGAVGILFALVWWRCYREPHEDPRLSQQEREHIENGGGLSAPTDQQVAFSWPLVRQLLSKRQIIGASIGQFAGNTVLVFFLTWFPTWLATERHMPWLKVGFFSILPFVAAAGGVMFGGWISDKLLKATGSANLGRKLPIVAGLLMASCIITANWLQSDLAVILVMSFAFFGQGMVGLGWTLISDIAPKGLGGLTGGLFNFCANLAGILTPLVIGFIVAGFGNFFYALIYIGGAALLGVVAYLFILGDVKRIELSQ; encoded by the coding sequence ATGAGCTCATATAGCCCAAATCCGACGGCTGCCGCCCAGCCCGCCGTCACCGCGCGTCGCTCCCGGCGGCGCATTGGCATCCTTGCGCTGTTGGCCGTGGGGACCATGATTAACTATCTCGATCGCACCGTGCTGGGGATCGCCGCCCCAAAGCTCACCGGTGAGCTGGGGATCGACCCGGCAATCATGGGTATCCTCTTCTCCGCCTTCGCCTGGACTTACGCCCTGGCGCAAATCCCCGGCGGGCTGTTTCTTGACCGTTTTGGCAACAAAGTGACCTACTTTTTGTCGCTGACCCTGTGGTCGCTGTTTACCCTGTTTCACGGCATGGCGGTGGGGCTGAAGACGCTGCTGCTGTGCCGCTTCGGGCTCGGCATCAGCGAAGCGCCGTGCTTTCCGGTCAACAGCCGGGTGGTCAGCGCCTGGTTCCCACAACAGGAGCGAGCAAAGGCCACGGCGGTCTACACCGTGGGGGAGTATCTCGGGCTGGCCTGCTTTGCGCCGCTGCTGTTCTGGATCATGGACGGCTTTGGCTGGCGGGTGCTGTTCGTCAGCGTCGGCGCGGTCGGTATTCTGTTTGCCCTGGTGTGGTGGCGCTGCTATCGCGAACCGCATGAAGATCCGCGCCTCAGCCAGCAGGAGCGTGAGCATATCGAAAACGGCGGCGGCCTGAGCGCGCCAACGGACCAGCAGGTGGCGTTCAGCTGGCCGCTGGTCCGCCAGCTGCTGAGTAAACGGCAGATCATCGGCGCCAGCATCGGCCAGTTTGCCGGCAATACCGTGCTGGTGTTCTTTCTCACCTGGTTCCCGACCTGGCTGGCCACCGAGCGGCATATGCCGTGGCTGAAGGTCGGCTTCTTCTCCATCCTGCCGTTTGTCGCCGCCGCCGGCGGGGTGATGTTTGGCGGCTGGATCTCCGACAAACTGCTCAAGGCCACCGGGTCGGCCAACCTCGGCCGTAAACTGCCGATCGTCGCCGGCCTGCTGATGGCCAGCTGCATCATTACCGCCAACTGGCTGCAGAGCGATCTGGCGGTGATCCTGGTGATGTCATTTGCCTTTTTCGGCCAGGGGATGGTGGGCCTTGGCTGGACGCTGATCTCCGATATCGCTCCGAAGGGGCTGGGCGGCCTGACCGGCGGTCTGTTTAACTTCTGCGCCAACCTCGCGGGGATCCTGACCCCGCTGGTGATCGGCTTTATCGTTGCCGGGTTCGGCAATTTTTTCTACGCGTTGATCTACATCGGCGGCGCCGCGCTGCTGGGCGTGGTGGCCTATCTGTTTATCCTCGGCGACGTCAAACGTATTGAGTTATCGCAGTAA
- a CDS encoding bifunctional sugar phosphate isomerase/epimerase/4-hydroxyphenylpyruvate dioxygenase family protein, with translation MLRSIATVSISGTLPEKLHAIAAAGYQGVEIFENDLLYYTGTPAQIRQLAADLGLKITLFQPFRDFEGASRAQFAANMARARRKFALMHELGCDTLLLCSNVQPDCSADSELQVADLRALATLAEEEGIAIGYEALAWGTHVNRWQQAWDRVQQVNSPALGLVLDSFHILARGDTLDALPTVPVEKITFVQLADAPYMKMDLLEWSRHFRCFPGQGELPLEAFAEQVTRCGYRGPWSLEIFNDGFRASPNGATAKDGYRSLLWLEEQTRRRLPACDADLFSPPPLPVYHRLEFIEFAASAAEAQRLGQHLQGLGFQHEGSHRSKQVTLWRNGGARVVINHQPHSWADHFYQRHGVSLCAMALRVEHSAPIVARARALGYATWQGDAGPNETPIPAICAPDGSLIYLIDAGEAIYERDFHLRDGLTMREDYLGIDHLALGMEADSRDNWVMFFRTVFGFTLEHEQTLPDPYGLVRSLAVRSPQGDIRLALNISQSRATQIARSVACYQGAGLQHAAFACRDLQNTCDQLTEIARYALPIPANYYDDLLARFGGELDVAQLQRQQLLYDRDPQGGDFLHLYTRPFTAGRFFFELTERRAGYALYGAANAAVRLAAMQYC, from the coding sequence ATGCTGCGCTCTATCGCCACCGTTTCGATTTCCGGCACTCTGCCTGAGAAGCTGCACGCTATTGCGGCGGCGGGCTACCAGGGAGTGGAAATTTTCGAAAACGATCTGCTCTATTATACGGGGACGCCGGCGCAAATCCGCCAGCTGGCCGCTGATTTAGGGTTAAAAATCACGCTTTTTCAACCCTTTCGCGACTTCGAAGGCGCCAGCCGGGCGCAGTTTGCGGCCAATATGGCCCGCGCCCGACGCAAATTTGCCCTGATGCATGAGCTGGGCTGCGACACGCTGCTGCTGTGCAGTAACGTGCAGCCGGACTGCTCGGCGGACAGCGAATTGCAGGTTGCGGACCTGCGGGCGCTGGCGACCCTGGCGGAGGAAGAGGGGATCGCTATCGGCTACGAGGCGCTGGCCTGGGGAACCCATGTGAACCGCTGGCAGCAGGCCTGGGATCGGGTGCAGCAGGTCAACAGTCCGGCGCTGGGCCTGGTGCTCGACAGTTTTCACATTCTGGCCCGCGGCGACACGCTGGACGCGTTGCCGACGGTGCCGGTGGAAAAAATCACCTTCGTACAACTTGCTGATGCGCCATACATGAAAATGGATCTGCTGGAGTGGAGCCGCCACTTTCGCTGCTTCCCCGGACAGGGCGAGCTGCCGCTGGAGGCGTTTGCCGAGCAGGTAACCCGCTGTGGCTACCGCGGCCCCTGGTCGCTGGAGATCTTCAACGACGGATTTCGCGCCTCGCCGAACGGCGCGACGGCCAAAGACGGCTACCGTTCGCTGCTGTGGCTGGAAGAGCAGACCCGCCGCCGGCTTCCGGCGTGCGATGCCGACCTGTTTTCACCGCCGCCGCTGCCGGTCTATCACCGGCTGGAGTTTATCGAGTTTGCCGCCAGCGCCGCCGAGGCGCAGCGCCTCGGGCAGCACCTGCAGGGGCTGGGTTTTCAGCACGAGGGAAGCCACCGTTCCAAGCAGGTGACGCTGTGGCGCAACGGTGGCGCGCGGGTCGTTATCAACCATCAGCCCCACAGCTGGGCCGATCACTTTTATCAACGCCACGGGGTATCGCTCTGCGCGATGGCGCTACGCGTCGAGCACAGCGCGCCGATTGTCGCCCGCGCCCGCGCGCTGGGGTACGCCACCTGGCAGGGCGACGCCGGGCCGAACGAAACGCCGATCCCGGCGATTTGCGCCCCCGACGGCAGCCTTATCTATCTCATTGACGCCGGGGAGGCGATCTACGAGCGCGACTTTCACCTGCGTGACGGGTTGACGATGCGCGAGGATTATCTCGGCATTGACCATCTGGCGCTGGGGATGGAAGCCGACAGCCGCGACAACTGGGTGATGTTCTTCCGCACTGTATTTGGTTTTACCCTTGAACATGAACAAACGCTGCCGGACCCGTATGGACTAGTACGCAGCCTGGCGGTGCGCAGTCCGCAGGGCGATATCCGCCTGGCGCTGAATATTTCCCAGAGCCGGGCGACGCAGATCGCCCGCTCGGTCGCCTGCTATCAGGGCGCGGGGCTGCAGCATGCGGCCTTTGCCTGTCGCGACCTGCAGAACACCTGCGATCAGCTTACCGAGATTGCCCGCTATGCGCTGCCGATCCCGGCTAATTACTATGATGATCTCCTGGCGCGCTTTGGCGGCGAGCTGGACGTCGCGCAGCTTCAGCGCCAGCAGCTTCTCTATGACCGCGATCCGCAGGGCGGGGATTTCCTGCATCTTTACACCCGGCCCTTTACCGCCGGGCGCTTTTTCTTTGAGTTAACCGAACGGCGGGCTGGCTACGCGCTCTATGGCGCGGCGAACGCAGCCGTTCGTCTGGCGGCGATGCAGTATTGTTAG
- a CDS encoding shikimate dehydrogenase family protein, whose amino-acid sequence MVISGNTRLIAHLGYPTASFKAPMIYNPWFVDQQVDVKVVPMGVRPEDYAAFIPPLFTMTNIIGALVTMPHKIATCDLVQRLSPTAAIAGACNAIRLEADGSLSGDMFDGEGFVLGLRRKGFNPQGTRALVVGSGGVGSAIAASLAAAGVSALTLYDTRPEVAHALAGRLLQHYPQLDITLMQPDPAGHELVVNATPLGMKASDPLPLDVDRLAPGTWVGEVVMTQEYTPLLRAAQARQCPIQRGTDMLFEMIPAYLRFFDLPVATPEQLRALAEIRY is encoded by the coding sequence ATGGTGATTAGTGGGAATACGCGGCTGATAGCGCACCTTGGCTATCCGACCGCCAGTTTTAAGGCGCCGATGATCTATAACCCATGGTTCGTTGACCAGCAGGTGGACGTGAAGGTGGTGCCGATGGGGGTCAGGCCGGAGGACTACGCCGCGTTTATTCCGCCGCTGTTTACGATGACCAACATCATCGGCGCGCTGGTGACGATGCCGCATAAAATCGCCACCTGCGATCTGGTGCAGCGCCTGAGCCCGACGGCGGCCATCGCAGGCGCCTGCAACGCCATCCGTCTCGAGGCCGACGGCAGCCTGAGCGGAGACATGTTCGATGGCGAGGGATTTGTGCTGGGCCTGCGTCGTAAAGGGTTTAACCCGCAGGGGACGCGGGCGCTGGTGGTCGGTAGCGGCGGGGTGGGGTCGGCTATCGCCGCCTCCCTCGCAGCGGCAGGGGTCAGCGCCCTGACGCTGTACGACACCCGTCCTGAGGTGGCGCACGCCCTCGCCGGTCGGCTGCTCCAGCACTATCCGCAGCTCGATATCACCCTGATGCAGCCCGATCCTGCCGGACACGAGCTGGTGGTCAACGCCACCCCGCTGGGGATGAAGGCCAGCGATCCGCTACCGCTGGACGTCGACCGTCTGGCGCCGGGCACCTGGGTGGGAGAGGTGGTGATGACCCAGGAGTACACTCCACTGCTGCGGGCCGCTCAGGCGCGGCAGTGCCCTATCCAGCGCGGGACCGACATGCTGTTTGAAATGATCCCCGCCTATTTGCGCTTTTTCGACCTGCCGGTAGCCACCCCCGAGCAGCTGCGGGCCCTGGCAGAAATTCGCTACTGA
- a CDS encoding bifunctional 3-(3-hydroxy-phenyl)propionate/3-hydroxycinnamic acid hydroxylase: MTTSTPDIQPAVQHTAQVAIAGAGPVGLMMANYLGQMGISVLLVEKLDTLIDYPRAIGIDDESLRAMQAVGLVNDVLPHTTPWHAMRFLTPKGRCFADIQPMTDEFGWSRRNAFIQPQVDAVMYHGLQRFPQVRCLFSREVEAFSQNGDGVTLNLKGPDGERETVRADWLVACDGGASFIRRTLNVPFEGKTAPNQWIVIDIANDPLATPHVYLCCDPVRPYVSAALPHGVRRFEFMVMPGETEAQLSEPHNMRRLLSKVLPDPDRVELIRQRVYTHNARLAERFRIDRVLLAGDAAHIMPVWQGQGYNSGMRDAFNLAWKLALVVNGKAGETLLDSYQQERRDHAKAMIDLSVTAGHVLAPPKRWQGAARDGLSWLLNYLPPVKRYFLEMRFKPMPQYREGALLTDGASKTSPVGKMFIQPQVTLESGESVLLDDVIGANFAIIGWGCNPQWGLDAGQIARWRAIGVRFIQVVPEVQIHREQDNAPGTLRVGDTQNRLKSWFALHNTAIAVVRPDRFVAALAIPQTLGAQLTALAEKMTLATGDTAHAEEKVA, from the coding sequence ATGACAACATCTACACCCGATATTCAACCCGCCGTGCAGCATACCGCTCAGGTCGCCATCGCCGGCGCCGGTCCGGTTGGCCTGATGATGGCCAACTACCTTGGCCAGATGGGCATCAGCGTGCTGCTGGTGGAAAAGCTCGACACACTGATCGATTACCCGCGGGCCATCGGCATTGACGATGAATCCCTGCGGGCGATGCAGGCGGTGGGACTGGTGAATGACGTGCTGCCGCACACCACGCCGTGGCACGCCATGCGCTTTCTGACCCCGAAGGGGCGCTGCTTTGCCGATATCCAGCCGATGACCGATGAGTTTGGCTGGTCGCGGCGCAACGCCTTCATTCAGCCCCAGGTCGATGCGGTGATGTATCACGGTCTGCAGCGTTTCCCGCAGGTCCGCTGCCTCTTCTCCCGCGAAGTAGAAGCCTTTAGCCAGAACGGTGACGGTGTCACGTTAAATCTTAAAGGACCGGACGGCGAGCGGGAGACGGTGCGCGCTGACTGGCTGGTGGCCTGCGACGGCGGCGCCAGCTTTATTCGTCGTACGCTGAACGTCCCCTTCGAAGGCAAGACCGCGCCGAATCAGTGGATCGTCATCGATATCGCCAACGACCCGCTGGCCACCCCGCACGTATACCTGTGCTGCGACCCGGTGCGACCCTACGTTTCCGCCGCGCTGCCCCATGGCGTGCGCCGCTTTGAATTCATGGTGATGCCCGGAGAAACCGAAGCCCAGCTCAGCGAGCCGCACAATATGCGTCGTCTGCTGAGCAAAGTGCTGCCGGACCCGGATCGCGTCGAGCTGATCCGCCAGCGGGTCTACACCCATAACGCCCGCCTTGCCGAGCGCTTTCGCATCGACCGCGTGCTGCTGGCCGGCGATGCGGCGCACATCATGCCGGTCTGGCAGGGGCAGGGATATAACAGCGGCATGCGCGACGCCTTCAACCTGGCGTGGAAGCTGGCGCTGGTGGTCAATGGCAAAGCGGGAGAGACGCTGCTCGACAGCTACCAGCAGGAGCGTCGCGACCACGCGAAAGCGATGATTGACCTGTCGGTTACCGCCGGCCATGTGCTGGCGCCGCCGAAGCGCTGGCAGGGGGCCGCGCGCGACGGCCTCTCCTGGCTGCTGAACTACCTGCCGCCGGTGAAGCGCTACTTCCTCGAAATGCGCTTTAAGCCAATGCCGCAATACCGCGAGGGGGCGCTGCTGACCGACGGCGCCAGCAAAACCTCGCCGGTGGGCAAAATGTTTATTCAACCGCAGGTGACGCTGGAGAGCGGTGAGAGCGTACTGCTCGACGACGTCATCGGCGCGAATTTCGCCATTATCGGCTGGGGCTGCAACCCGCAGTGGGGGCTCGACGCCGGGCAGATCGCCCGCTGGCGCGCGATTGGCGTGCGCTTTATCCAGGTGGTGCCCGAGGTGCAGATCCATCGCGAGCAGGATAACGCCCCCGGCACGCTGCGGGTTGGCGATACGCAAAACCGCCTCAAAAGCTGGTTTGCACTGCATAACACCGCCATCGCCGTGGTCAGGCCGGACCGCTTTGTCGCCGCTCTCGCCATCCCGCAAACCCTCGGCGCGCAGCTGACCGCTCTGGCGGAAAAAATGACCCTCGCAACCGGGGATACCGCCCACGCTGAAGAGAAGGTGGCCTGA
- a CDS encoding FecCD family ABC transporter permease, with the protein MRANRHPWRLQGSLALATLAIAVVSLCFGQYPLSLRAVGHTLVHLPPGEGVIGQIVWSVRLPRVVMALLAGGALGLCGATLQGVFQNPLVDPHIIGVTSGSAFGGTLAILLGVGSLLMMASTFFFGLVALGLIYALAALQGRESTLGLILSGIILSGFFAALVSLMQYLADSEETLPNIVFWLLGSFATASWHKVLLMSLPMALAAGVLWKLRWRINLLALEERDARSLGVPVAALRRGVLVCCAVLVAAQVAVSGSIAWMGLVVPHLARLLVGADHRRLLPTAFWLGAALMLVVDDLARTLTQAEIPIGIITALLGAPLFTFLLVQSRRRSTAR; encoded by the coding sequence ATGCGCGCTAACCGCCATCCCTGGCGGTTGCAGGGTAGCCTGGCGCTGGCGACGCTGGCGATCGCTGTCGTCTCTCTTTGTTTCGGCCAGTACCCGTTAAGCCTGCGCGCCGTTGGGCACACCCTGGTCCATCTGCCGCCAGGTGAAGGGGTGATCGGGCAGATCGTCTGGTCGGTTCGCCTGCCGCGCGTGGTCATGGCCCTGCTGGCCGGGGGAGCGCTGGGGCTGTGCGGCGCCACCTTGCAGGGCGTGTTCCAGAACCCGCTGGTGGATCCACACATCATCGGGGTGACCTCCGGATCCGCCTTCGGCGGCACGCTGGCGATCCTGTTGGGCGTTGGCAGTCTGCTGATGATGGCCTCGACCTTTTTCTTCGGTCTCGTCGCGCTGGGGCTGATTTACGCCCTCGCCGCCCTGCAGGGACGAGAAAGCACGCTGGGGCTGATTCTGTCCGGGATCATTCTCAGCGGCTTCTTCGCCGCGCTGGTCAGCCTGATGCAGTACCTCGCCGACAGCGAAGAGACGCTACCGAACATTGTCTTCTGGCTGCTCGGCAGCTTCGCGACCGCCAGCTGGCATAAGGTACTGCTTATGTCCCTGCCCATGGCGCTTGCCGCCGGGGTGCTGTGGAAGCTGCGCTGGCGGATCAACCTGCTGGCGCTGGAGGAGCGCGATGCCCGCAGTCTTGGCGTTCCGGTGGCTGCGCTACGTCGCGGCGTACTGGTCTGCTGCGCGGTGCTGGTGGCAGCCCAGGTGGCGGTCAGCGGCAGCATCGCCTGGATGGGTCTGGTGGTCCCGCACCTCGCCCGCCTGCTGGTGGGCGCAGACCATCGTCGCCTGCTGCCCACCGCCTTCTGGCTCGGCGCCGCCCTGATGCTGGTGGTGGACGATCTGGCGCGCACGCTCACCCAGGCGGAGATCCCGATCGGGATCATCACTGCCCTGCTCGGGGCGCCGCTGTTTACCTTTTTACTGGTGCAATCCCGGCGCCGGAGTACGGCCCGATGA
- a CDS encoding DNA-binding transcriptional regulator — translation MHDDGSTAYKTVRGLSRGLLLLKLLNKFDGGATPGLLAEFSGLHRTTVRRLLETLQEEGFVRRSRSDDSFRLTINVRQLSDGFRDEHWISALATPLLGELLREVQWPTDITTLDVDAMVVRETTHRFSRLSFHRAMVGRRLPLLLTASGLTWLAFAPDAERDAIVSMLAARPEAEYQLAREPERLAAILARTRQNGYGENFRGWQQEEKIASIAVPVCSQQRVIGCLNLVYIASAMTIEQAAQKHLSALQRVASQIEARMEEEEVWYEMPCS, via the coding sequence ATGCATGACGATGGGTCCACAGCGTACAAAACGGTGCGCGGGTTAAGCCGGGGTTTGTTGTTATTAAAATTGTTAAATAAATTTGACGGCGGCGCGACGCCGGGCCTGCTGGCGGAGTTTAGCGGCCTGCATCGCACCACCGTGCGCCGGCTGCTGGAGACGCTGCAGGAGGAGGGTTTTGTCCGCCGCAGCCGCTCCGATGACAGCTTCCGTTTGACCATTAACGTCCGCCAGCTGAGCGATGGATTTCGTGACGAACATTGGATTTCTGCCCTCGCCACGCCGCTGCTCGGCGAGCTGCTACGCGAGGTGCAATGGCCGACAGACATCACCACCCTAGACGTCGACGCCATGGTGGTGCGCGAGACCACCCACCGCTTCAGCCGGTTGTCGTTTCACCGCGCGATGGTCGGACGGCGGCTGCCGCTGCTGCTCACCGCCTCCGGGCTGACGTGGCTGGCCTTTGCCCCCGACGCGGAACGCGACGCCATCGTCAGCATGCTGGCCGCCCGTCCGGAGGCTGAGTATCAGCTGGCCCGCGAACCGGAACGGCTGGCGGCGATCCTCGCCCGCACCCGCCAGAACGGCTACGGTGAAAACTTCCGCGGCTGGCAGCAGGAGGAGAAAATCGCCTCCATCGCCGTGCCGGTCTGCAGCCAGCAGCGGGTTATCGGCTGCCTGAACCTGGTCTATATCGCCAGCGCGATGACCATTGAGCAGGCGGCGCAGAAGCATCTTTCCGCCCTGCAGAGGGTGGCGAGCCAGATAGAGGCCCGCATGGAAGAGGAAGAAGTGTGGTACGAAATGCCTTGTTCGTGA
- a CDS encoding ABC transporter ATP-binding protein, which yields MNSSLSLQTLRYGHRQPLFDPLTLACRPGEIWAVLGANGRGKSTLLDTLTGVLPPLGGEVQCEGGVALVPQSFRPAFRWRVSDVVLMGRARHVDLFAQPDEEDARRVEQALAQLGIAALAGDDFGALSGGQQQLVLIARALVSASQNILLDEPCSALDLGNQQVVLQLIVDLAHRQTRTVLFTTHDPNHALQVASHTLLLLPEGQWLAGETADVLSETHLRQAYGLPVRLIHHPASASPLLAPGFTLRR from the coding sequence ATGAACAGCTCATTATCGCTGCAAACGCTACGCTACGGCCACCGCCAGCCGCTTTTCGACCCGCTTACGCTGGCCTGCCGTCCCGGTGAGATCTGGGCGGTGCTGGGCGCCAATGGCCGGGGAAAAAGTACCCTGCTGGATACCCTGACCGGCGTGCTGCCGCCGCTGGGCGGCGAGGTGCAGTGCGAGGGGGGCGTCGCCCTGGTCCCGCAGTCGTTTCGTCCCGCTTTCCGCTGGCGCGTGAGCGATGTGGTGCTGATGGGCCGCGCCCGTCACGTGGATCTCTTTGCCCAGCCGGACGAGGAGGATGCCCGGCGGGTTGAGCAGGCGCTGGCGCAGCTGGGGATTGCCGCCCTGGCCGGGGATGACTTCGGCGCCCTCTCCGGCGGTCAGCAACAGCTGGTGCTGATTGCCCGCGCGCTGGTCAGCGCCAGCCAGAATATCCTGCTGGATGAGCCCTGCTCGGCGCTGGACCTCGGTAACCAGCAGGTGGTATTGCAGCTGATCGTCGACCTCGCTCATCGCCAGACGCGCACCGTCCTGTTCACCACCCATGATCCCAACCACGCCCTACAGGTGGCCAGCCATACGCTGCTGCTTCTGCCGGAGGGCCAGTGGCTGGCGGGCGAGACCGCCGACGTACTGAGCGAAACGCATCTCCGGCAAGCCTACGGCCTGCCGGTACGCCTGATCCACCATCCCGCCTCCGCGTCCCCTCTGCTGGCGCCCGGGTTTACGCTGCGTCGCTGA
- a CDS encoding substrate-binding domain-containing protein — translation MTNTSLTLLAAGSLRSAFLPLVAHFQQHTGLAVDAQFGPAGLLRERIEAGAPCAVFASANAAHPQALLQAGLAQECQGFAGNQLMLTARRSPDNDGLDWLTLLSTPRLRLATSTPGCDPSGDYTWQLFAQIEARHPGLGNAIAGRAQPLVGGRDALSVPPGEIAGAWLIRQNLADLFIGYAHYGPALAACDDLRTLTIPAPWNIRCDYQLARLSADPAALALYRFILGDVGQACLRQAGFMPFSDAA, via the coding sequence ATGACAAACACCTCTCTCACGCTGCTGGCGGCGGGAAGCCTGAGAAGCGCTTTCCTGCCGCTGGTGGCGCACTTTCAGCAGCATACTGGCCTGGCGGTCGATGCGCAGTTTGGCCCTGCCGGCCTGCTGCGCGAGCGAATCGAAGCCGGGGCGCCATGCGCGGTTTTTGCGTCCGCTAACGCGGCGCACCCGCAGGCGCTGCTGCAGGCGGGTCTGGCGCAGGAATGCCAGGGATTTGCCGGCAACCAGCTGATGCTGACCGCCCGGCGCTCACCGGACAACGATGGCCTGGACTGGCTGACGCTGCTCAGCACGCCCCGCCTGCGGCTGGCCACCTCTACGCCGGGCTGCGATCCGTCGGGAGATTATACCTGGCAGCTGTTCGCCCAAATTGAGGCACGCCACCCTGGGTTGGGCAATGCGATAGCCGGGCGGGCGCAGCCGCTGGTCGGCGGCAGAGACGCACTGAGCGTGCCGCCGGGAGAGATAGCCGGCGCGTGGCTTATTCGTCAGAATCTGGCGGATCTGTTTATCGGCTATGCGCACTATGGCCCCGCGCTGGCCGCCTGCGACGATCTGCGTACCCTGACTATCCCGGCACCGTGGAATATTCGCTGTGATTACCAGCTGGCGCGCCTCAGCGCTGACCCCGCCGCGCTGGCCCTGTATCGCTTTATCCTCGGCGACGTTGGCCAGGCCTGTCTCCGGCAGGCGGGTTTTATGCCGTTCAGCGACGCAGCGTAA